The nucleotide sequence gcagggttgatggagaagacggtacaatcccagaggcgacctcatctatcagagaattactccaagttggggtgaaaacttcctgcattccagaagttcaatgactttgagaaggtgaatcatagtagctaactcaacgcaaggagtgcaaacacttcgagtgcttcagaagtgtgagcaaagagcaggcgaaggctagtaaccagctcgatgcatgatgtacaacctcgaggaggcgggcgaagtcaagtaacctttgccttctcaactcttaagagaatgggcgaaaccgagtaccccagttctcttatctatccagcagaggagctctgcacaagttcaaagacccttcgaagataacggaagacaatagttgtcaaatcctcaccagcggtgatcagtgctactgagagtagattgtccacttcatttcccaacgaaatgccaatcgaaagcggaagtgatgcgaacctacttggatgtgacaactaactaaaagaagagtcaatgagcagattttgtggaggaaggacccaaaacttcagaagtttgcgaggcgatgctcgttaaagctccaacaagcatccacccaattcaagcaacatgtggaatttttgagaaactggcgcagtaaagatggtcttttccttcatctggcggatccgcaggaatcaacaaggatcaacacaactcagccaaccccccacaccagagttagagtcattggtgagttgaagcagcatggcggatcaaaggttcgactactcagaaacagcagcggagagcagctgggagccaggtggcgcattgcagctggagcagaagattgaagactcagcaaaggcgaagagttgcagtgttcacaaaggcttcgacgaggacgtcgaagggataagtgggggagaatgtaacggacaaacttctaaacaagatgttggatgtaatgcttatgtctgtccgttgtcttttggcatgttcatgccttgtacagcagatagaggggcggccgaaggctaaatagtcccatgttagttgggttggtggcctttttaggcttgtaaataaaggttgtgtcaagtggacacgagcgagagcttttcggtctgtaatggaccattttaccctttgttgtgcaactattcagagcttgtaaagtctgtttgtaacttgcattgtctatgaagtgtatttcggacatgtttgcttgtggatcccgattgaggcgttctctttaacccgttctctcttttgttggtcctaagggacaatgggaggcttcggggaggctgacctttgcggacggacgcgcgagggtgccgcacgccttaggcaaaaccagctaaggtcgtgacaataaggTGAGGCAAAGGGAGATAAGAAAATGAACAAAGATAATGAGTGCGCCAACGTAGATATAAAGCGACGTCGATGAAAATGCAAGACGATGAGCATCGATACAAATGCAAAACGATGAAAGGGACAAGAAGGATGAGGGATTAGGAAAATGGGGAAGAATGATGAGCACCACTCTGCATCGCATGTAGTGTCAATGCAAATATAAGGCGATGCAGAGAGGAAGTTGCAGAAGTAGAGAAGAGCAGCATTGCTATGCATCTGCGTTAGTGTGATCATCATCATcgtcctcttctttcttttccttgacTTCATCTCTCATCGTCGCTCTCCCTCATTTTTCTTCTCCTTCACTCACAATAAGTCGTAGAAGTTCCTCAGCTCCACCCTCAAGACTCCACTCAGCTTGTGTCTAAGGGTATCCCTACATCGTTCTCTTCGACCACAATCATAACAGCCACTCGTAATCTCTAGTGACGTCGTCATTTGCCACCACCATAAAAAtcgattaagaaaaaaatatataattgagatattaaaattattttttttattatttttatgtcaTTTCTATATATGTTGTATCTTCCATCAATAAAATCGATAACGTTaagatatttcacttttataaaattaaatattttactttcataaaattaaatattttactttcataattataagaatactaatataaaattttaaatctaaaaattaggATGCCAAAGAGGACTAGATGCCTAATAAGTAACTAGCCCTGCAAAGTCGAGTGGGAGAAGTATCCGAGGACCTTCGCACGAATATACAAGCTATTCATGTATGCTGTTCGTGCACGGTGATAAGGCCGGACGCTGATGCGAATGGCTTCCCTTTCAATTCGCCATGGTCGCATCCTTCCCCGGCCTCCTCTCTCGCGGCGAGCTCCTCGACCTGCTTCACAACTCCACCACTGTCTCCCGAGTCCACCAAGTGCATGCCCAGCTGATCACCCGAGCCCTGTTCAGCGACCCGTTCGTCGCAAGCCGGCTCCTTTCCACCATCTATGAGCTCTCCGCCCGCGTCCCTGCGTCTTATGCCGATCTCGTCTTCTCCCAGAGTCATCAGCCGAGCACTTTTTCCTGGAACACCATCATCAGGTTCCATGTCCGGTCCTCAAACCCCAACAAGGCCGTTCTGCTCTTCGCTCGAATGCGTAAAGCTGGTGTCTTGACTGACCACTACACGTATCCGTTTGTCCTCAAGGCCTGTGCTTTGCTGGCTGGACTCGAAGAAGGTGCGGCGATTCATGGGGATGTACTGAAGAAAGGATTGGGGGAGGATCTGTTCGTGATGAATGGTTTGATCAGCTTGTATTGCAAGGGCGGAGAGATCGCGGCGGCCCGGAAGCTGTTCAATGGATCTCGGTCGAGGGATTTGGTATCCTGGAACTCGCTAATGGCTGGTTATGTCAGCTGTGGAGACACCGCAGAAGCGGGGAGGCTTTTCGATGCAATGCCGGAGAGAGATGCTTTCTCTTGGGCTATCTTAATCGATGGATACGGAAAGAAGGCCGGGGACGTTAACCGTGCTCGTGACCTGTTCGATAAAATGCCCAACAAAGACCTAGTTTGCTGGAACTCCATGATTGATGGGTACGTGGGACTCGGCATGATGCTCGCTGCCAGAGAGCTGTTCGATGTAATGCCCAAAAGGAATGTCATATCGTGGAGCATCCTCATCGATGGCTACGTGAAACATGGGGATCCAAAGGAAGCTTTGGAGCTCTTCCAATGTATGCTTGGTCAGGGTGTAAGGCCTGACGTAATCAGTGCAGTAGGTGCCATTTCAGCGTGTTCTCAGCTGGGTGCACTCGATCAAGGTCGATGGATACACTCCTACGTGAAGAAGCACAATATCTTATTAGATGTTGTAGTTGAAACTGCCCTGGTAGATATGTACATGAAATGTGGAAGCTTAGACCTTGCCCGGTTGCTCTTCGACGAAATGCCTAGGAGGAGTGTGGTCACATGGAGCGTGATGATTGTAGGACTTGGCATGAATGGTTTTGGATGTGAAGCTGTGGAACTTTTCTACCAGATGGAAAGAAGAGGAGCAACGATGGATGATCTGACATTCCTCGGCGTTCTGACAGCTTGTACTCATGCCAGGTTGGTCTGTGAAGGACGTGAGATCTTTGACAGGATGAGGAGGGATTTCAGGGTTGAGCCAAAGGTCGAACACTATGGTTGCTTGGTGGATCTCCTCAGCCGTGCAGGACGGTTGCAGGAAGCTAGAGAAGTCATAGAAACGATGCCAGGGACTCCCACCTCAAGTTTGTGGGGTTCACTGCTCGCGGCCTGTCGAACACATCGATGCGTGGAGTTGGCTGAGATTGCAGTCGAGAAGCTGAAGAAGCTGGGAGCAGATGATGGCGGGGTGTATGTCATTATGTCGAACATATATGCAGCAGAGGGAATGTGGAACCAAGTGTGGGAGATGAGGAAGTTGATGCGTGAAAGAGGGATGAAGAAGGAAACAGGAAGGAGTGTAATAGAGGTGGATGGCAGCATCCATGAGTTTGTTTATGGAGATAGCTCACATCCCTATAAAGAGGAAATATATGAAGTTCTTGGCAGTTGTCAAATGCAATACCTTGAAAAGATGGTATCACTAATCTTCTGATTACTGCATGATACATTGAAGTATTTAACCACCGAACAAGTTTCATATAGCTAAACTCAAATAGTTTTCTGACTGCTACCCCCTAAAAAATTAACGAAATAGGATTCATTTactgatatgaaaaatatatgATGTGTTTGTTTGTGAAAATGCAAGTGGAGCTCAACTCCAGTAATTAATGTCCTCTCATGAACTTATCATGAATCCTTAAAAAGATGAAACTAGCATGATTATGAAGCTTTGTCATGCCATTCATGTCTATGATTATTCTTATCAGCCAAGATAGGGAGTATGTTTAAGGAATCAAGTAACTGCATGTTTTCAACCAAGATCTTCCCTGTATTCATGTATGTCAAGATTTCTCTCAGATCTGGCATATTTGATTTCCAACTCTGTGATCTCTGCTACTAAATGAATGTACCATATCCATGCATTCCAGTGTTCCACAGGTTCAGATTGAATCAAAAGCTCCTATAGGAATCCAGATCCATAGTAATCACTTCTCACTGTCTCCTTTCTATCTCACTCTCTGTGTTGCAGGATAGTACCTACCTACAACAAATAAATGCAACTAACCAAGTTTTGCTGGTTGGATGTGGTGAATTCCATGTTCGAAGTACCCATTTGTCTTGTCTTTTCTCTGTTTTGTGATTCTGATGTTGGTGTCCTGATCATGCCTGGTTTTTTGTTGCCTTGCCAATGCTTGTCTCTCTTCTCAATAGAAAACAATTGGAGTTGCCATTTTGATGCAGTGAGTCATTGGATTCTCTTGTGAAACCCACGATATGGGTTGATAGCATCCGTTCTAAGAGGAGGGAGGCAGACTTAATGGAATTATCTCTATGGATGGAAGGAAATCACCCTCTCCAGGTGGGATACAACGAATGGGCTGGTGGAAGTTGCCATAGTTGCTGGAGAGGGTGCATGAGGGAATAGAAAAAGAAGGGTTAGAACGGAGAGGAAGGGAAGAAGATGCCTACTCTTTGGATCACACTGAAGAAATCTCTCCATAGCAAGTCTGGCAACCCTGATGTCCATGAACCAAAGGGCAGGAGCCATCTTGGCACCCTCTTGAGAAGGAAGAGATCCAGGTCTTGTTGCTCCAGATCCATAGCCGACCTCAGAGATGTCATCCATGGAGCCAGGAGGCAGATGGAGAAGCCAAACTGCAGCAGCCCAAGGTCTATTGGGAGCAGTGAGGTGCTGAACCCCATAGCCCATGAGGTGGTTCTTAGTGACACCAGATGTGAGCTCAAGATAGCTACTGGACCAGAGAGTTACCATGGGGGTGGTGGTGACGTGGGATCCACCTATGTGGGCACCCTCAGGCCTGGGACCCCAGGCCCTGGAGGAAGAAGCACCACAGCCCTAAGGAAGGCCACTTGCATCTTTGCAGATAGACAGGGTTATTCTTCACTTTCTGATGCTGTTCTTGGCAATGCTGGTGCTGATCATGCTTCTTTGAAAGTCTGGCCTTCTACTGGTCAGTCTAGTCCTTCACTCTGCCATAGATGTAGGGAGCAGTTTGGCAGATGGGAGGATTTGGAGGCACATAATCTGTCCAAGCATGCAGGTAAAGGAGGgtattttctcttctctcttcctgATCTTTCTGTGCTTCCCTCTCTTGACATTTTAGCATTTCTTCTTTTTGATGCTATCTGTAGATTCAAATTATATTGTGTTGTCTGTAAACTGAATAAATTTCTGAAATTGACATTCTTATTAGGTCTCTCCAAATGTTTGACATCTTCAGCTCTACTATTGATAATCCTAGTTTGAATTAGATCTCTTTTAACATGATGCTGTAGTACTTGCCAATAGTTTCTCACTCTTTTCCTAGTTAAATGCTGCTATATATACTTTGCAATATGG is from Musa acuminata AAA Group cultivar baxijiao chromosome BXJ1-6, Cavendish_Baxijiao_AAA, whole genome shotgun sequence and encodes:
- the LOC135676495 gene encoding pentatricopeptide repeat-containing protein At3g29230-like — translated: MVASFPGLLSRGELLDLLHNSTTVSRVHQVHAQLITRALFSDPFVASRLLSTIYELSARVPASYADLVFSQSHQPSTFSWNTIIRFHVRSSNPNKAVLLFARMRKAGVLTDHYTYPFVLKACALLAGLEEGAAIHGDVLKKGLGEDLFVMNGLISLYCKGGEIAAARKLFNGSRSRDLVSWNSLMAGYVSCGDTAEAGRLFDAMPERDAFSWAILIDGYGKKAGDVNRARDLFDKMPNKDLVCWNSMIDGYVGLGMMLAARELFDVMPKRNVISWSILIDGYVKHGDPKEALELFQCMLGQGVRPDVISAVGAISACSQLGALDQGRWIHSYVKKHNILLDVVVETALVDMYMKCGSLDLARLLFDEMPRRSVVTWSVMIVGLGMNGFGCEAVELFYQMERRGATMDDLTFLGVLTACTHARLVCEGREIFDRMRRDFRVEPKVEHYGCLVDLLSRAGRLQEAREVIETMPGTPTSSLWGSLLAACRTHRCVELAEIAVEKLKKLGADDGGVYVIMSNIYAAEGMWNQVWEMRKLMRERGMKKETGRSVIEVDGSIHEFVYGDSSHPYKEEIYEVLGSCQMQYLEKMVSLIF